One window from the genome of Mauremys mutica isolate MM-2020 ecotype Southern chromosome 4, ASM2049712v1, whole genome shotgun sequence encodes:
- the LRFN5 gene encoding leucine-rich repeat and fibronectin type-III domain-containing protein 5 isoform X1, whose protein sequence is MEKLLLYLLFIGVAVRAQICPKRCVCQILSPNLATLCAKKGLLFVPPNIDRRTVELRLADNFVTNIKRKDFANMTSLVDLTLSRNTISFITPHAFADLRNLRALHLNSNRLTKITNDMFSGLSNLHHLILNNNQLTLISSTAFDDVLALEELDLSYNNLETIPWDAVEKMVSLHTLSLDHNMIDHIPKGTFSHLHKMTRLDVTSNKLQKLPPDPLFQRAQVLATSGIISPSTFALSFGGNPLHCNCELLWLRRLSREDDLETCASPPLLSGRYFWSIPEEEFLCEPPLITRHTHELRVLEGQRATLRCKARGDPEPAIHWISPEGKLISNATRSLVYDNGTLDILITTVKDTGSFTCIASNPAGEATQMVDLHIIKLPHLLNSTNHIHEPDPGSSDISTSTKSGSNASSNNGDTKVSQDKKVVVAEATSSTALLKFNFQRNIPGIRMFQIQYNGTYDDSLVYRMIPPTSKTFLVNNLAAGTVYDLCVLAIYDDGITSLTATRVVGCIQFTTEQDYVRCHFMQSQFLGGTMIIIIGGIIVASVLVFIIILMIRYKVCNNNGQHKVTKVSNVYSQTNGAQIQGCSGAMPPSMSKQAVGHEESVQCSRVPNDSVTQSSDTCSSQDSTTTTSALPPTWTSSASASQKQKRKPGPKPSNEPPSEALTNTESQNTNRNNSTALQLASRPPAPAKGPPTYKRAQSKPSKFLTLPAETSRAKRRYSLNGELMECHWYGNSHNTGGLWSKRSMSMNGMLIQSDNSDVDSGKATFSSSEWILESTV, encoded by the exons ATGGAAAAACTGCTTTTGTATCTGCTGTTCATTGGCGTAGCAGTGAGAGCCCAGATCTGCCCCAAGCGCTGTGTCTGTCAGATTTTGTCTCCAAATCTTGCAACCCTTTGTGCCAAGAAAGGGCTTTTATTTGTTCCCCCAAACATTGACAGAAGGACTGTGGAACTGCGACTGGCGGACAATTTTGTTACAAACATCAAAAGGAAAGATTTTGCCAACATGACCAGCCTCGTGGACCTGACGCTATCCAGGAATACAATAAGTTTTATTACACCTCATGCATTTGCTGATTTGCGCAATTTGCGAGCTTTGCATTTGAACAGCAACAGGTTGACTAAGATCACCAATGACATGTTCAGTGGGCTTTCCAACCTGCACCATTTGATACTTAACAACAATCAGCTGACTTTAATTTCTTCCACAGCCTTTGATGATGTTTTAGCTCTTGAAGAACTGGATTTGTCCTATAACAATCTAGAAACTATCCCATGGGATGCCGTGGAGAAGATGGTTAGCTTGCACACACTCAGTTTAGACCACAATATGATTGACCACATTCCTAAGGGAACTTTCTCCCACCTCCACAAGATGACCAGGTTAGATGTCACATCAAATAAATTGCAGAAGCTGCCACCTGATCCTCTCTTTCAACGAGCTCAGGTATTAGCAACCTCAGGAATCATCAGCCCCTCTACTTTTGCATTAAGCTTTGGTGGAAACCCTTTGCATTGCAACTGTGAACTCCTGTGGCTGAGGCGTCTTTCCAGAGAAGATGACCTAGAGACTTGCGCTTCTCCTCCACTGTTATCTGGTCGGTATTTTTGGTCAATCCCAGAGGAAGAGTTCCTGTGTGAACCACCTCTCATTACTAGACATACCCATGAGCTCAGAGTGCTGGAGGGTCAACGGGCAACTCTGAGATGTAAGGCCCGGGGCGATCCAGAGCCAGCCATTCATTGGATTTCACCAGAAGGCAAACTTATTTCAAATGCAACAAGGTCGCTGGTGTACGACAATGGAACGCTAGACATACTTATAACAACTGTGAAGGATACAGGCTCCTTCACCTGCATAGCATCGAACCCTGCAGGAGAAGCCACTCAAATGGTGGATCTTCACATAATCAAACTTCCTCATTTGCTAAACAGTACAAACCACATTCACGAGCCTGACCCTGGCTCCTCGGACATCTCGACATCCACCAAGTCAGGGTCAAATGCGAGTAGTAATAATGGGGATACTAAAGTCAGCCAGGATAAGAAAGTTGTAGTAGCAGAAGCAACATCATCCACTGCGCTACTCAAATTTAATTTTCAAAGAAATATACCTGGAATACGTATGTTCCAAATCCAGTACAATGGTACTTACGATGACTCACTTGTTTACAG AATGATACCTCCCACGAGCAAAACTTTCCTGGTCAACAACCTGGCCGCTGGGACTGTCTACGACCTGTGTGTCTTGGCAATCTATGATGACGGCATCACCTCCCTCACGGCCACCAGGGTCGTTGGGTGCATACAGTTCACTACCGAGCAGGATTATGTCCGTTGCCATTTCATGCAATCCCAGTTCCTGGGCGGCACCATGATTATCATCATTGGTGGGATTATCGTGGCCTCTGTGCTCGTGTTCATCATCATCCTCATGATCCGCTACAAGGTGTGTAACAACAACGGGCAGCACAAGGTGACTAAGGTCAGCAATGTTTATTCTCAGACCAACGGCGCTCAGATACAAGGCTGCAGTGGTGCGATGCCCCCGTCGATGTCCAAGCAGGCCGTCGGGCATGAGGAGAGCGTCCAGTGCTCCAGAGTCCCCAATGACAGTGTGACTCAGTCCTCAGACACTTGCTCGAGCCAGGACTCCACTACCACTACCTCTGCACTGCCTCCCACGTGGACTTCCAGCGCTTCTGCCTCCCAAAAGCAGAAGAGAAAGCCTGGGCCAAAGCCAAGCAATGAGCCACCGAGCGAAGCTCTCACAAATACCGAGTCCCAGAACACTAACCGAAATAACTCCACTGCGCTGCAGCTAGCTAGTCGTCCCCCGGCCCCCGCCAAAGGGCCCCCCACCTACAAAAGAGCACAATCAAAGCCAAGTAAGTTTCTCACTTTGCCAGCTGAAACATCCAGAGCAAAGCGCAGGTACTCCCTGAATGGAGAGTTAATGGAATGCCACTGGTATGGTAACTCCCACAACACAGGTGGATTATGGTCTAAAAGGAGCATGTCTATGAATGGGATGCTAATTCAGTCAGACAATTCTGATGTGGATAGTGGAAAAGCAACTTTCTCGAGTTCTGAGTGGATATTGGAAAGCACTGTGTGA
- the LRFN5 gene encoding leucine-rich repeat and fibronectin type-III domain-containing protein 5 isoform X3 gives MEKLLLYLLFIGVAVRAQICPKRCVCQILSPNLATLCAKKGLLFVPPNIDRRTVELRLADNFVTNIKRKDFANMTSLVDLTLSRNTISFITPHAFADLRNLRALHLNSNRLTKITNDMFSGLSNLHHLILNNNQLTLISSTAFDDVLALEELDLSYNNLETIPWDAVEKMVSLHTLSLDHNMIDHIPKGTFSHLHKMTRLDVTSNKLQKLPPDPLFQRAQVLATSGIISPSTFALSFGGNPLHCNCELLWLRRLSREDDLETCASPPLLSGRYFWSIPEEEFLCEPPLITRHTHELRVLEGQRATLRCKARGDPEPAIHWISPEGKLISNATRSLVYDNGTLDILITTVKDTGSFTCIASNPAGEATQMVDLHIIKLPHLLNSTNHIHEPDPGSSDISTSTKSGSNASSNNGDTKVSQDKKVVVAEATSSTALLKFNFQRNIPGIRMFQIQYNGTYDDSLVYRMIPPTSKTFLVNNLAAGTVYDLCVLAIYDDGITSLTATRVVGCIQFTTEQDYVRCHFMQSQFLGGTMIIIIGGIIVASVLVFIIILMIRYKVCNNNGQHKVTKVSNVYSQTNGAQIQGCSGAMPPSMSKQAVGHEESVQCSRVPNDSVTQSSDTCSSQDSTTTTSALPPTWTSSASASQKQKRKPGPKPSNEPPSEALTNTESQNTNRNNSTALQLASRPPAPAKGPPTYKRAQSKPRVGR, from the exons ATGGAAAAACTGCTTTTGTATCTGCTGTTCATTGGCGTAGCAGTGAGAGCCCAGATCTGCCCCAAGCGCTGTGTCTGTCAGATTTTGTCTCCAAATCTTGCAACCCTTTGTGCCAAGAAAGGGCTTTTATTTGTTCCCCCAAACATTGACAGAAGGACTGTGGAACTGCGACTGGCGGACAATTTTGTTACAAACATCAAAAGGAAAGATTTTGCCAACATGACCAGCCTCGTGGACCTGACGCTATCCAGGAATACAATAAGTTTTATTACACCTCATGCATTTGCTGATTTGCGCAATTTGCGAGCTTTGCATTTGAACAGCAACAGGTTGACTAAGATCACCAATGACATGTTCAGTGGGCTTTCCAACCTGCACCATTTGATACTTAACAACAATCAGCTGACTTTAATTTCTTCCACAGCCTTTGATGATGTTTTAGCTCTTGAAGAACTGGATTTGTCCTATAACAATCTAGAAACTATCCCATGGGATGCCGTGGAGAAGATGGTTAGCTTGCACACACTCAGTTTAGACCACAATATGATTGACCACATTCCTAAGGGAACTTTCTCCCACCTCCACAAGATGACCAGGTTAGATGTCACATCAAATAAATTGCAGAAGCTGCCACCTGATCCTCTCTTTCAACGAGCTCAGGTATTAGCAACCTCAGGAATCATCAGCCCCTCTACTTTTGCATTAAGCTTTGGTGGAAACCCTTTGCATTGCAACTGTGAACTCCTGTGGCTGAGGCGTCTTTCCAGAGAAGATGACCTAGAGACTTGCGCTTCTCCTCCACTGTTATCTGGTCGGTATTTTTGGTCAATCCCAGAGGAAGAGTTCCTGTGTGAACCACCTCTCATTACTAGACATACCCATGAGCTCAGAGTGCTGGAGGGTCAACGGGCAACTCTGAGATGTAAGGCCCGGGGCGATCCAGAGCCAGCCATTCATTGGATTTCACCAGAAGGCAAACTTATTTCAAATGCAACAAGGTCGCTGGTGTACGACAATGGAACGCTAGACATACTTATAACAACTGTGAAGGATACAGGCTCCTTCACCTGCATAGCATCGAACCCTGCAGGAGAAGCCACTCAAATGGTGGATCTTCACATAATCAAACTTCCTCATTTGCTAAACAGTACAAACCACATTCACGAGCCTGACCCTGGCTCCTCGGACATCTCGACATCCACCAAGTCAGGGTCAAATGCGAGTAGTAATAATGGGGATACTAAAGTCAGCCAGGATAAGAAAGTTGTAGTAGCAGAAGCAACATCATCCACTGCGCTACTCAAATTTAATTTTCAAAGAAATATACCTGGAATACGTATGTTCCAAATCCAGTACAATGGTACTTACGATGACTCACTTGTTTACAG AATGATACCTCCCACGAGCAAAACTTTCCTGGTCAACAACCTGGCCGCTGGGACTGTCTACGACCTGTGTGTCTTGGCAATCTATGATGACGGCATCACCTCCCTCACGGCCACCAGGGTCGTTGGGTGCATACAGTTCACTACCGAGCAGGATTATGTCCGTTGCCATTTCATGCAATCCCAGTTCCTGGGCGGCACCATGATTATCATCATTGGTGGGATTATCGTGGCCTCTGTGCTCGTGTTCATCATCATCCTCATGATCCGCTACAAGGTGTGTAACAACAACGGGCAGCACAAGGTGACTAAGGTCAGCAATGTTTATTCTCAGACCAACGGCGCTCAGATACAAGGCTGCAGTGGTGCGATGCCCCCGTCGATGTCCAAGCAGGCCGTCGGGCATGAGGAGAGCGTCCAGTGCTCCAGAGTCCCCAATGACAGTGTGACTCAGTCCTCAGACACTTGCTCGAGCCAGGACTCCACTACCACTACCTCTGCACTGCCTCCCACGTGGACTTCCAGCGCTTCTGCCTCCCAAAAGCAGAAGAGAAAGCCTGGGCCAAAGCCAAGCAATGAGCCACCGAGCGAAGCTCTCACAAATACCGAGTCCCAGAACACTAACCGAAATAACTCCACTGCGCTGCAGCTAGCTAGTCGTCCCCCGGCCCCCGCCAAAGGGCCCCCCACCTACAAAAGAGCACAATCAAAGCCAA
- the LRFN5 gene encoding leucine-rich repeat and fibronectin type-III domain-containing protein 5 isoform X2, which translates to MEKLLLYLLFIGVAVRAQICPKRCVCQILSPNLATLCAKKGLLFVPPNIDRRTVELRLADNFVTNIKRKDFANMTSLVDLTLSRNTISFITPHAFADLRNLRALHLNSNRLTKITNDMFSGLSNLHHLILNNNQLTLISSTAFDDVLALEELDLSYNNLETIPWDAVEKMVSLHTLSLDHNMIDHIPKGTFSHLHKMTRLDVTSNKLQKLPPDPLFQRAQVLATSGIISPSTFALSFGGNPLHCNCELLWLRRLSREDDLETCASPPLLSGRYFWSIPEEEFLCEPPLITRHTHELRVLEGQRATLRCKARGDPEPAIHWISPEGKLISNATRSLVYDNGTLDILITTVKDTGSFTCIASNPAGEATQMVDLHIIKLPHLLNSTNHIHEPDPGSSDISTSTKSGSNASSNNGDTKVSQDKKVVVAEATSSTALLKFNFQRNIPGIRMFQIQYNGTYDDSLVYRMIPPTSKTFLVNNLAAGTVYDLCVLAIYDDGITSLTATRVVGCIQFTTEQDYVRCHFMQSQFLGGTMIIIIGGIIVASVLVFIIILMIRYKVCNNNGQHKVTKVSNVYSQTNGAQIQGCSGAMPPSMSKQAVGHEESVQCSRVPNDSVTQSSDTCSSQDSTTTTSALPPTWTSSASASQKQKRKPGPKPSNEPPSEALTNTESQNTNRNNSTALQLASRPPAPAKGPPTYKRAQSKPNPGTELKNTCPLPPPESVTIDVFTQQKAT; encoded by the exons ATGGAAAAACTGCTTTTGTATCTGCTGTTCATTGGCGTAGCAGTGAGAGCCCAGATCTGCCCCAAGCGCTGTGTCTGTCAGATTTTGTCTCCAAATCTTGCAACCCTTTGTGCCAAGAAAGGGCTTTTATTTGTTCCCCCAAACATTGACAGAAGGACTGTGGAACTGCGACTGGCGGACAATTTTGTTACAAACATCAAAAGGAAAGATTTTGCCAACATGACCAGCCTCGTGGACCTGACGCTATCCAGGAATACAATAAGTTTTATTACACCTCATGCATTTGCTGATTTGCGCAATTTGCGAGCTTTGCATTTGAACAGCAACAGGTTGACTAAGATCACCAATGACATGTTCAGTGGGCTTTCCAACCTGCACCATTTGATACTTAACAACAATCAGCTGACTTTAATTTCTTCCACAGCCTTTGATGATGTTTTAGCTCTTGAAGAACTGGATTTGTCCTATAACAATCTAGAAACTATCCCATGGGATGCCGTGGAGAAGATGGTTAGCTTGCACACACTCAGTTTAGACCACAATATGATTGACCACATTCCTAAGGGAACTTTCTCCCACCTCCACAAGATGACCAGGTTAGATGTCACATCAAATAAATTGCAGAAGCTGCCACCTGATCCTCTCTTTCAACGAGCTCAGGTATTAGCAACCTCAGGAATCATCAGCCCCTCTACTTTTGCATTAAGCTTTGGTGGAAACCCTTTGCATTGCAACTGTGAACTCCTGTGGCTGAGGCGTCTTTCCAGAGAAGATGACCTAGAGACTTGCGCTTCTCCTCCACTGTTATCTGGTCGGTATTTTTGGTCAATCCCAGAGGAAGAGTTCCTGTGTGAACCACCTCTCATTACTAGACATACCCATGAGCTCAGAGTGCTGGAGGGTCAACGGGCAACTCTGAGATGTAAGGCCCGGGGCGATCCAGAGCCAGCCATTCATTGGATTTCACCAGAAGGCAAACTTATTTCAAATGCAACAAGGTCGCTGGTGTACGACAATGGAACGCTAGACATACTTATAACAACTGTGAAGGATACAGGCTCCTTCACCTGCATAGCATCGAACCCTGCAGGAGAAGCCACTCAAATGGTGGATCTTCACATAATCAAACTTCCTCATTTGCTAAACAGTACAAACCACATTCACGAGCCTGACCCTGGCTCCTCGGACATCTCGACATCCACCAAGTCAGGGTCAAATGCGAGTAGTAATAATGGGGATACTAAAGTCAGCCAGGATAAGAAAGTTGTAGTAGCAGAAGCAACATCATCCACTGCGCTACTCAAATTTAATTTTCAAAGAAATATACCTGGAATACGTATGTTCCAAATCCAGTACAATGGTACTTACGATGACTCACTTGTTTACAG AATGATACCTCCCACGAGCAAAACTTTCCTGGTCAACAACCTGGCCGCTGGGACTGTCTACGACCTGTGTGTCTTGGCAATCTATGATGACGGCATCACCTCCCTCACGGCCACCAGGGTCGTTGGGTGCATACAGTTCACTACCGAGCAGGATTATGTCCGTTGCCATTTCATGCAATCCCAGTTCCTGGGCGGCACCATGATTATCATCATTGGTGGGATTATCGTGGCCTCTGTGCTCGTGTTCATCATCATCCTCATGATCCGCTACAAGGTGTGTAACAACAACGGGCAGCACAAGGTGACTAAGGTCAGCAATGTTTATTCTCAGACCAACGGCGCTCAGATACAAGGCTGCAGTGGTGCGATGCCCCCGTCGATGTCCAAGCAGGCCGTCGGGCATGAGGAGAGCGTCCAGTGCTCCAGAGTCCCCAATGACAGTGTGACTCAGTCCTCAGACACTTGCTCGAGCCAGGACTCCACTACCACTACCTCTGCACTGCCTCCCACGTGGACTTCCAGCGCTTCTGCCTCCCAAAAGCAGAAGAGAAAGCCTGGGCCAAAGCCAAGCAATGAGCCACCGAGCGAAGCTCTCACAAATACCGAGTCCCAGAACACTAACCGAAATAACTCCACTGCGCTGCAGCTAGCTAGTCGTCCCCCGGCCCCCGCCAAAGGGCCCCCCACCTACAAAAGAGCACAATCAAAGCCAA